The Acetobacteroides hydrogenigenes genome contains the following window.
AAGCTCGAAGAGACCGCCAAGGAGCGTAATACCTACATCGAGAAGTTCATTAAGCCCATCGTGGCGGGGCTCGACCAGTACGGGCAGCGGTACGAGATTAAGAGCCGTACCAAGTCGATCTTCTCCATCTGGAAAAAGATGAAGAAGCAGAAGATCCCCTTCGAGGAGGTGTTCGATTTGTTCGCCATCCGCATCATCCTCGAAAGCGAGTTGCCTCTGGAAAAGGCCGAGTGCTGGAGAACCTACTCCATCGTTACCGAGAAGTACATCCCCAACCCCGAGCGCATGAGGGACTGGATATCGGTGCCCAAGTCGAACGGCTACGAGAGCCTGCACGCCACCGTCATCGGGCCCGAGGGAAAGTGGGTGGAGGTGCAGATCCGCACCCGCCGCATGGACGAGATCGCCGAGATGGGGATCGCCGCGCACTGGAAGTACAAGGGCATTCGGCAGCAGCAGGGCATCGACGACTGGCTGACCGACCTGCGCAACCTGCTGGAGCAGGCCGAGGACTCCAACGAAATGGCAGAAAGCCTCAAGCAGCTGGACAGCTACCAGAAGGAGATCTTCGTGTTTACCCCCAACGGCGACCTCAAGAAGCTCCCTTCTGGAGCAACGGTACTCGACTTTGCCTTCGAGGTGCACTCCAAACTGGGCGTGTCGTGCGTGGGCGCCAAGGTAAACAACCGCCTAGCCTCCATTAAGGATGCGCTTAAGAATGGCGATCAGGTGGAGATCATCACCTCCAAAAACCAAAAGCCCACCAAGGACTGGCTCTCGTTCGCCATCACCTCTAAGGCGCGCAGCAAGATCAAGCAGAGCCTTAAGGAGGAGGAGCTCAAGGTGGCCAACATCGGCAAGGAGCTCCTGCTGCGCAGGCTCAAGAACTGGAAGCTGGAGCTTACCGACGAGATGGCCTCGCAGTTCATCAAAAAGAATAAGATTAGGTCTATTACCGAGTTCTACGCCATGCTGGCCAACGAGAAGATCGACATCGCCGATATCAAGACCTATATCGAAACAGCAGACCTTGTTGAGGAGAAAAGCAGTGCGCCCGAGGTGGCCTACGCCCAGCCCAAGGAGCAGGAGAGCGGCGACTTTCTGGTTATCGACGAGCACCTGGCCAACGTGGACTACAAGCTGGCCACCTGCTGCAACCCCATCTTTGGCGACGACATCTTTGGCTTTGTGACCATCAGCCACGGCATCAAGATACACCGCACCAGCTGTCCGAACGCCAAGAGCATGATCGAGCGCTACTCCTACCGCATTGTGAAGGCCAAGTGGCAGCAGACGCGCGAGTCGAGCTCGTTCCAAACCACCATCCGCATCATCGGCGAGGATCAGATCGGGCTCTTCAACCGCATCTCGGAGGTGCTCACCAAGGAGCTGAAGGTGACGCTGCGCTCGGCCTCGTTCGACACCAAGGGGGGCGTTTTCGAGGGAAAGATTAAGGTGTTCGTGGGCAACATCAAGCAGCTCGACATGATCATCCACCGCCTGCACCGCATTAAGGGGGTGATTAAGGCCAGCCGCGTAGCCACCTCGGCCGAGTAGGAAATTTCATACAAGCTTTATATGGACTAGACCTGACAAATTTTAAAAATTTGTCAGGTCTTTCTACAATGCACCGATGCATTAGCCTTCCCAGAAATCCTGGAAGGGTCATGCATCGATGCATTAGCCTTGCCGGAAATCCCGAAGGGGTCATGCACCGATGCATTAGCCTTGCCGGAAATCCCGAAGGGGTCATGCATCGATGCTTTAGCCTTGCCGGAAATCCCGGAGGGGTCATGCACCGATGCATTAGCCTTGCCGGAAATCCCGGAGGGGTCATGCATCGATGCTTTAGCCTTGCCGGAAATCCCGGAGGGGTCATGCATCGATGCTTTAGCCTTGCCGGAAATCCCGGAGGGGTGACCATTCGTGGAGGCAATGCTTCCGAAAAAAAAAGGAGGCACCCCAACGGGGCGCCTCCTGCATGACTTGTTATCCAGAATTACCGGCGCTTGAAGAGGTCGTTGAGCTTCTTCTTGGCCGCATCCTTCAGCTGGTCTTCTGCCTTCTTTTTGGCTGTATCGCTTTTCGATCCGCCAATAACCTTGTCGAGCAGCTTAGAAGCCTCCTTGGTGGCTTCCTGCTTCACCTTATCCTGAACAGCCTCTTTTACCTCCGACTGTACGGTCTTACCACTGGCGCTGGCCACATTAACCAGCTTCACCGAAGGTTTGCTGTAGGTGCCAGTCACGCCAAGGGTTACCTTCATGTCACCAGAGGCAGCATTCTTGCCTAGGTAGCGGCTCATGGCGCTGTTCAGCGATGTGGTAACGGCATTGGCCGGTACATCCATCAGCAGGTTGTAGTTAATCTTACCATCTAACGAGGTGTAGCCGCTTACGGTGGTCTTGCGACCGTGCATTGAGATATCGAATGGCTTCACCGACAGCTTGCCATCCTCGAGGGTCGTCGATAGGGCTAGCTCCTTTATCTCGGTCATTGCGCTAGCCGTTGCTGGCTTAGAGAACTGGGCCACCAGCGAGGTTAACTTGGTATCCTTAAGCGTTCCGCTGAGGATCTTCACCAATCCGCCTCCATTCAGCGAGGCCACATTAGGGGTCATATCCTTGGTTAAATCGCCCTTCAGGTTGTAGTTGAGGTCCATATTACCCACCACGTACTGCGAAATGGGCGCGTACTTTTGGATGGTTTCGAAAGTTTCGAAAGCCTTTGGTATTGATACCGATTTGATGCCAAGGTCGAGGTCAAACTTCGGCTTCTTCACGTCGGAGTCGAAGGTACCCTTAACGTTCACCAAACCGCCAATAATGCCCATGTTGGCATCCTTGATGGTCATGATGCCCTTCGATATGCTTACCAGCGCGTTTACGTTGTCGGCAACGATGTTGTCGTAGGTAAACTTGCCGATGTGCGCCTTAAGGTCGAAGTCGATGTTCTTAGGGATCATCGAAACGGCCACGCTGGAGTCTTTCTTGCTTGGCTGCGAAGCCTGCTGCTTGGCAACGGCCTCCTTATCGGCAGGGGTCATCCACTCGTTGGCGTTAAAGGTTGGGATGTTGACGTTGAGGTTACCCCCAAGAACGCCATCGGGCTTAAAGAGGAATCCCATGTAGTTGGTTACGCTTCCGGTGGCCGAGATTTGGCTGCTGCCCACCTTCGACTCAAACTTGGTAAGGTTGATCGATGCAGGGTTAAACACCACCGCAGCGGTGCTGATGGTTACCCCCTGCTTGAAGTCGGGACTCGAGTAGGAGAAGTTAGCCACATTCATATTTCCCGAAGCCTTAACGTTGGCGTAGCGCTTAGCCGTAACGTCCGACAGCTTTCCGGAAGTTGCCAAATTGGCCTTAACCTTTCCCTTAAGCGTCATATCCTTTAGGTTGAAAATCTTGGCGATCTTTTCCAGATCCACGCCACCGGCAACCTTTACGTTCCAGGCAAGATCCTTGATGTTTTGCACGCTACCTGTTGCCGTTAAGCTCTCTCCGGCAAGCAGCATGTTGAAGTTGCCAATTTGAACCACGGTATTCTCAGCCTTTCCGGTAGTGTTGGAAGCCGTCATGACAAAGTTGAGGTTTTGCAGCGGCGTAGGCAGTAGCTTATTCTGAACGAAACCATTCGTCAGCTTAGCCGTAGCGGCAAGTATTGGGAATGCGCCCGTCTTATCGTCGTAAACGCCCTTTGCGTTAAGCGCCAAATCGAAGATACCCTTAATGGTCATCCCTTCGATTGGGAATGCCGAGGTTAGCTCTCCAAGATTAAGGCGAGCGTTCACCTTAGCATCTACAGGGAAGTTCTTTAGGTTGGCAACCTTTAGGTAGCCATCGAATGGGTTGTTACCAATCTTAAAGCTAAACTTATTTAGGTTGATGGCGGTGCTTGGAATAAGCCCATCCTTATTGTCCACGTTCAGGTCGATGTTGATATCCTTAATCGCCTCAGGTACCTTTGGATACTTAAACGAGGCATTTTTGGTAACCAGCTTCACGCCAAAAGCAGGAAGGAGGCTATCCTTCATTGTACCCTTGGCATACCCGCTGAAGTCGAACTCACCATCAGCCTTAATATCGCCGAAGCTCTCGGTATACACGCCAGGAACCAGCGATAGCAGCCCCTTAAACGAGTTGTCGAGCGCCATAAAGGTTACATCCATCTTTATGGCATTCTGCTGCGCCAGCTGCACCCAGCCGTCGAAGCCGAAGTTAAAGTCGTTTACCTTAATGGAGTTGTCCTTAAAGGTGTACTTGTTGTTGTTCATGTCCATGTTCACCACAAAGTTCAGGTCGAGCGACTTGTTGGATAGGTACTCCGTGCCGTTCATGGCAACGGTAGCCTTATCGGCGGTAAGCTTAGTCGATAGGTCGAATACGTTCTCGGCCAAGTCGCCGCTACCGGTAATGTTCAGGTTCTTCACGCTGGCAAACATCTTCGACTTCTGATCGCTGTAGATGATGTCTGCATTCTTTAGCGCAAGCTCCTTTAGGCGAAACTTGACAGGCTCAGCCTTTGTGGTATCCACTCCTTTTGTGGTATCGGGCTGTGCCTTGTAAATGTCGTAGTTGGCTTTACCGTTGGGCAGCACAATCACGTTAAGCTTTGGCTTGTCGAGGATAATCTTATTAACCTCTATACGCCCCGAACTGATAAGCGCAAATATGTTAACCGTAACCTCAAACTTCTTAAGGTTGACAAGCGTATCACCCTTAAACTCATCACGCCCCACCACGCTCAAATCCTCGAGCGCAAGCGTAAAGTTGGGGAAATGACGAAGCATCCCAATACTCAGTCCATCCTGAGGAAACTTCACATCTGCATTGATATTCTCTGCAATGAACTTATCAGCTGCTTGCTTTATTGTTGGCTTAAAAAGGTATGGCAGAATTAGCACGGCTAACAGCAGCACACCTAAAGTTGAGCCAAGAATAATCAGAAGTTTTTTCTTTTTCATTCGAAATAATTTCTAATGGTTATTTTATCCCAAATCTAATGAAATTTCGTAGGAATAGCTTTTCCCAACTAGTAATAAACTCTAAGATTTTACATCCTTTTTGTGAATTACTAAGAAGATAAATGCGGAATCAAAAAAAACAGCATTAGTGCTGAAAATCGGAACAAAATTATTCGGAAAATTTAAAGAAGGAGGTAAAATAAAAAAGGATAACAACGCTTAATTGTTATCCTTTTTATTTGGTGCCCAGGACGAGACTCGAACTCACACGGCCTAACGGCCACTACCCCCTCAAAGTAGCGTGTCTACCAATTCCACCACCTGGGCAATTACTTCAATCAACTGTTTTGCGTACCCGGAACAGGACTCGAACCTGCACGCTATTGCTAACACTAGTCCCTGAAACTAGCGCGTCTACCAATTCCGCCATCCGGGCATTGATTGTGTCAGCGTTTCAAAGATTGACGCTGCAAAAGTATAGATTTTTCGGGGATCTGCAAGGATTTTGCTTAAAAAATATCTACACTTTCTTGACTAAAAAAAGTAAAGGGAGAAGGCTCTGTACTCCTTCTCCCTTTATATCTATTGACTTTTACAGTCTTGCAAGCTAAAGGTTCGCTTCTACGTAATTCAAGAATTTAGAATACAGCTGCAATCTTGTTTTTCCACCGTAAATGCTGTGGTTCTTATCGGGGTAAACCATCATATCGTACTGCTTGTTGGCCTGAACAAGCTTCGAAACCAATTCGTAGGAGTTTTGGATGTGCACGTTATCGTCGGCAGTGCCATGAACAATAAGCACCTTTCCCTTTAGCTTATCAACATGATTAATCGGAGAGTTATCGTCGTAGCCGCCGGGGTTGTCGTTGGGAAGGCCATTGTAGCGCTCGGTGTAGACGCTATCGTAGAAGCGCCAGTTGGTTACGGGTGCAACAGCAATGGCCATTTTGAAGACATCTGCACCCTGCATGATGGCATTGAGCGACATAAACCCGCCATAGCTCCAACCCCAAATACCAATTCTACCCTTATCAACGTAAGGAAGAGAACCTACATACTTAGCGGCGCTAATCTGATCGAGTACCTCGAGCTTACCCAGCTGACCGTAGGTTTGCTTCTTGAAAGCTTCGCCACGTGCACCGGTACCGCGCCCATCTACACAAACCACAAGGTAACCCTTTTGTGCAAGGACGTTCTCCCAGCCCAGTTCCCAGCTATCGAGCACCTCCTGAGAACCGGGACCACTATACTGAGTCATAAGCACAGGGTACTTTTTGGAAGAATCGAACCCAACGGGCTTAATCATCCAGCCGTTTAGGGTAACACCCTCAGGCGTTACAAACGTAAAAAACTCCTTTGGGGTGATGTTATACTCTGTTACCTTTTGGGCTAACGCGGCGTTATCCTCCAAGGTGCGAATCTGCTTTCCGTTTGCCTGATGCAGCGTGATCAGCATTGGAGATGTTGTGCTGTTGAAGAAGTTGATGTAGTACTTAAACCCTGTACTGAATACGGCCTTATTGGTCCCAACATTGGTCGATAGCATTTTGCTCTCGCCGCTCTTGAGGTTAGCCACGTAGAGCTCGCGCTGCATGGGCGATTTTGCGGCGGCAAGGTAGTATACCAGTCCGTTCTTTTGATCGATGCCCAAGAAGCTGGTTACATCCCAGCTGCCTTTGGTGATCTGCTTTACCTGCTTACCATTCATATCAAAAAGGTATAGGTGGTTGTAGCCATCCTTCTCGCTATTGATGATGAACTGGGTGCCGTTATCGAGGAAGGTGAGGTAGCTGTCGGTTACCTCGGTGATGTATCGGTCGTTTTTCTCGGTGTAAAGCGTGGTGGTTGTACCATCGGCAGCGTTGCCAACAAGGATGTCGAGGTGGTTTTGGAGGCGGTTAAGGCGCACCATAGCCAGCTTAGCGGGGGTCTTGGTCCACTTAATGCGGGCTATGTACTGGTTATCCTCATCTCCCACGTTCATTTTGGTTGATTTAGCAGAAGCCAAATCGTAGCAGTAGATGGAAACCACAGAGTTCTGCTCGCCTGCTTTAGGGTACTTGTAGGTATAGTTTGCAGGGTAGAGTTTACCCTCAAACTTATTCATGTTGAAAAGCTTTACGCGCGACTCGTCGAAGCGGTAGAAGGCTATCGCTTTGCCATCGGGCGACCATTCGAAGCCTTTGGCAAAGCCAAACTCCTCCTCGTACACCCAGTCGGTAGAGCCGTTGATGATGTGGTTGAACTTGCCATCGGTGGTTACCTGAACCTCCTTACCGGTAGCCAGATTGGTATAGTAAACGTTATTATCGCGGGTAAAGGCAACCTTAGAGCCGTCGGGCGAGAAGGTGGCGTAGCTCTGCTTGCCATTCGAAGAAAGCGGCTTTATAGCCTTGGTTGCTCTATTGAAGATGTAGTAGCTGGCAGTAAACGATCGGCGGTAAACGGGTTCGCTGCCGGTAAGCAGAAGCAGCTGCTTTTCGTCGGCGCTAAACTCGTAGCCGGAAACCGATTTCAACCCAAACTGCTGAAGCTGCTTAACGGTAAGAATGGTATCCACCGCCTTGCCGGTTTGGTAGCTGTACACAACGATATCGCCTCCGCTAAAGGCGGTATAGTTTACGCCATCGTTCATCGAATTGATGCCCGAGACCGATTTTGCTCTAAAAGTCCCCTTCTCCATCAAGTCGGAAATGGTAATCTCCTTCTTTTGAGCCAAAGATGGAATGCTTACGCATAGTAAAGCAGCCAGCCCAAGGGCGATTCTCCCTCTCTGCATTTCGTTTTTTATTAGGTTAAATACTTATGATCGTAAGGCGCCAAAAATATGCAACTATCGCCAAAGCGCCAATTAATATAGACACCCAAATTCGGCAAAACTGGCAGCTCGTAAAAGATTATCTTTACCCGATCAATAGAACAAGCGATGAGCGATAGAATAGCGGCACACGAGCTTCTGGTTAACGAGCTAGTAAATCTTCAGGATTCATCAACCCAAAAGGTGGTGGCGTACTTCTTTAAAACGGGCGAAGGGCAGTACGGCCATGGGGATAAGTTTTTGGGCATTAAGGTGCCCGTTGTACGATCAACCATTAAGCCATACATCCATAAGATAGCATCCGAAGAGGTTGAACACCTCCTGCGCTCGGAATACCACGAGGTGCGGCTGGCCGGGCTGCTGGTATGGGTGGCCCAGTACAAGAAGCTGAAGGACGAGGCTGCCCGAAAGAAGATCGTTGACCTCTTCCTTAGGAATACCCAGTACGTAAACAGCTGGGACCTGGTAGACCTGAGCTGCGAGTACATCGTTGGCGAGTACCTGCTGGATAAGCCTGCCGACCTGCTCTTTACCCTGGCAAAGTCGGAGAACCTGTGGGAGCAGCGCATCGCCATAGTGTCGACGCTAACCTTTATCCGAAAGGGACGATTCGAGGATACGCTGGCTCTTTGCGAGGGATTCCTCGACCACCAGCACGACCTGATCCACAAGGCCTCGGGATGGTGCCTGCGCGAGATCGGGAAGCGCGACGAGACCGTTCTTAGGCGGTTCCTAGCGCAGCATGCGCACGTTATGCCCCGCACCATGCTGCGCTACAGCATCGAAAAGATGGGCGAGGCCGACCGAAGGTTCTTTATGGAGGCTAAGGCGAGGAGCATTACCCTCAGGACTAATTAACAAGAGGCCTGCAAACTCCAATTTTCATTTCTTTTGAAGGATCAAAAGAAACGAAACAAAGAAAAATCCTGCACGAATTAACTCGCTCGGTCGCGGTGGAATGTTACGATTTCAAATGTTGCTTCTTGTCCTTTCATCGGTATTGCCCTAGTTGGCGTTGTGGAAGCTCCGCTCGCTCAAACAGAATTCGTGCCTGTCTGGTATGGCTTCGCCATGGGGCTTACGGAATAACCTTTCGGCTCTTTTCACCAATCCATGCCGCCTATTCAGTATCCATCAATTTAACGCTCTGGTTTTGTTCTTCTATAAAAAGTCCTGACGGCAATGAGGCGAGGAGCAACAGGTAGAACGGTACCCGTTGTGCGCTCGTTGCGTAAAGGGCAGCACCCATTTTGCTGAGCGCAGGAGCAAATGTGTAATCCACAGGAGGTAATGTGTAAACCGCAGGAACGAATGTGCAAAACCTCCAACCGATTGTGCACAGCAACCGAGCGAATGTGCTAAACCACCAACCGATTGTGCACAGCAACCGAGCGATTGTGTAAAACCACCAGCCGATTGTGCACAGCAACCGAGCGATTGTGTAAAACCACCAGCCGATTGTGCACGGCAACCAAGCAATTGTGCTAAACCTCCAACCGATTGTGTACGGCAACCGAGCGATTGTGCTAAACCTCCAACCGATTGTACACGGCAACCGAGCGATTGTGCTAAACCTCCAGCCGATTGTGTATGATAACCGAGCGATTGTGCAAACCAAAGAGCGCTGCGGGAAACGAATTCGGGGTAAGCCTGAAATTTCTCGAAAAAAGCGTCCCTTTGTTTTTGCAAAAATTAAAAAAAGACGTACTATTGCACCAAAAGTAAGCACGTTCTTTAACAGTAAGATATTTCTCAGCATCTATGCGCTTTACATGTAGCTATTCTTTAGCGATGTGTTGAGCCTGTTGATTTGGGTTTGGTTGAGACAGAAAGATTCTTCTGTCATCGTTGTTCAGCTTAATTTCGGCTATATGCCGGCTAACGTAGGCCAATTGCTGAGTGCGGTTTAGGTGCGGTTTTTGCGAAATAACCTAGTAGCTGGGCAATAAAAAAACAAAAAGGTCGATTGAAACAATCGACCTTTTTTAGCATATCAAGGGTTAGTTTCCGCCCCCTCCATTTCCGCCACTTCCACCGCCGCTTTTTACGTCGTCGTTGCTGATGCTGCGCTTGGCCTTCTTAACCATGGCGCCCATCTTACCGAAGCGGTAGCTGATGCCGAAGCTAACGGTGCGATTTTGGTAACGGTACTCGCTGTGCGAGCTAAAGGTCTTGTCGCTCATGTTGCTTGTCGAGGTCCTATAATTCTGGAATGGGCTGCTAACCGAAACGCTCAGGTTTAGCTTCTTGCTGAGGAATTCCTTGCGCAGGCTAAACGAGTTATACCAGAAGCCCTTCGATTTGCCTTGCAGCTGCAGCCATCCGGAGTAGCCGCCCACGTATCCCGAGAAGGATAGACCCGGGATAACGGTCCAGTAGAACGAGCCCGATCCGTTGTACACCCATCCCTCCTTTCGGAACGTTTCGTTTACGCCGCCATTCCGTTCCATAACCGAGTAGGATGCCCGTCCGTTAAGGCTGAACGACAGCTTTGGGCTTGGGCGGTAGGAACCGTAGACGTTTGCCCCGAAGGAGTTGTTGGTGCCGCTATTCTCATAGGTGCGCACCTGTACGCCATCGCTACGTACCGTAAGGATGCTTTGGATGGCGTTATCGTTTAGCTGCGCAAACAGGCCAAAGTCGACGTTCACCTTAGAGCTAAAGAAGCTGTAGCCCAAATCGAACGCGTGCACCTTTTCGGCATCGAGCTTAGGGTTACCGTACGAAAGAGACTTAGGCTTGGAGTCGTCGATATAAGGATTGAGGTACCATATGCCAGGTCGCTGTAGACGCTGGGTGTAGTTAAGCTTTACGCTGCTCGATTCCTTTAGCTTATACGATAGGGTAAAGTAGGGAACAACGTCCGTAACGTTGTTGCTAAAGCTGGTGGCCGTGCCGCCCTGCTTCGAGTCGGCATCGGTATACGCGCCTTCGAGCCTAAAGCCCGTCTTTAGCGACACCTTGTTCATCTTAAACAGATACCCCATGTAGGCGGCAACAATGTTTTGGGTGTAGGTAAGGTCGCCATACCTACTAGCATCTTCTACCCAGCTGCCGTTGCTAAAGTTGTAGTAGTTGGTTTCGCTGGGGTTGGTTCGTATGATATACTTTGTACCGAGCTCGTACTGATGCTTTGGGGTAATCGGATTAACGAAGTCCACCTGAAAGGTGTTCTCGTAAGAGCCCGCATGGTTCTTCGAAGTATTGCGCTTATCGGCGTAGTTAAGGATACCATCAACCGTGTACTCGTACTCCGTTTCGCGAGGAATATAGTCGAGCTTATACGATACGGTAAACAGCTTATCGGGCTTCTTAAAGGAGCGCTGGTAGTCCAGATTACCGGAGATGGAGCCGCTGGTGCTCTTGTTTTTGTTAGCCTGGCTGAACTGCTGAGATAGCACCCCCTGATCGTTGTAAACAGAGGTTAGGATCTCCGATTTGTTGTTCCAAGAACCACCGTACCCCCAGAACGAAAGGCTAAGCAGGTTTAAGGAGTCTATTTCGTAGCTCATATCGCCCGAAGCAAAGTTGGAGAATCCATCGCCATCGGATAGCGATGAGGTTTCCGTTCTTCGATCGGTTGCGCTAAGGTAGTTTTCGGTAAGGCTGTACCCTGTCGATTCTTTTTGCTTGTTGTAGTTTGGGCCATAGTTTAACGAGAAGGAGAGCTTGCCAATCTTGGCCGTTGTGTAGAATCCGCCGCCGAATCCGCCAAAGCTATCCGCACGAAGGTTTACGCTGCCCATTACGCCCTCCAACGTCTTTTTTGCCGTAACGATGTTAATGATCCCCCCCACACCCTCGGCGCTATACTTCGAAGATGGATTGGTAATAACCTCCACGTTCTTGATGCTGCTGGCGGGCATCCCCTTAAGCACATCCTTAGGGTTGCTCGACATCAGCGTCGACTCCTTTCCGTTTACGAGGATCTTAAAGCTCGAAGAGCCTTTTAGCGTAATATTATCCTCCCCGTCAACCGTTAGCAGGGGCACCTTACGGAGCATGTCCAACGCATTGGAGGTTTGCGATTCGGGATCGGCCTCGGTGTTGTAGGAAAGCTTATCCACCTCAACCTTTACCAGCTGCTTCTGAGCCTGAACCACAACCTGATCGATTTTAGAGGTTGATTCGCTCATTACAATCGTTCCCAGATTTTCCTTTGGCTTACTCCCAACGCTGAATTTTACCTTTGCGGGATTATAGCCAATAGCGGTAATTATTACTTCGCCTTTAACATTATCCTTCAACGTAAAGTCAAACTTACCCGAGCCATCGGAGGCTAAGCGCTTCAAGACTTTTTTTTGGGCATCCTGCACCGTAACGGTTACAAAGGGAACCCCTTTTTTAGATAGAGAATCAACCACTTTACCCGATATGAGGGTAGCATTGGAGTCTCCAAAGCTAGCCAGAGGCAACCCTCCTACTACTAAAAGAAAGAAAATAAGAAATCGATACATAGTTAACTATTTAGGATTTGTGTTTAATGCTCGTTTAAAGCTCGAATCGCAAAGAACTTACCCTCAAACTGCTCGTAGTTAGAACCACCCCTAAGGACAAAGAAGTGGCCGTAAATGAAAAACCGCACCTCGGTGCTACTTCCATTCATTAATGGTTTTCGCTTGCTAACGATAACCCAAACGCACTTATTGTTTATAGATGATTTACCTTAATTAAGGCAGAAACGAAAGTTAGGACTACTATTAGATTAGAGCTTTTAGTTAATATTTTTTGTTTACTGCTAATAAGTAAACGTCATAAAAGTAGAACAAATTGCCCTTGTTGTAGACCTCTCATCGCTAACATAAGCTAAACCTACTAAAAAAATAGTATATAAGCCGTAATTTATTCCTTCCCAATACATTTTTACGCATACAGCAATAATCCCTTCGGCCTAAAAGCAGCAATTTTATGCGCCGAGAATACAAACCGAAAGCGTAAAAAAGCGAAAGCCGGATTTCTATTGCTAAGAAATCCGGCTTTCGCACAAAGCACCCTACCAGTTGGGTGCCATAGAGAAATTACTTTCCTCCACCACCGCTGTTTCCGCCATTATCGCCGCCGCTCTTTACGTCGTCGTTGCTGATGCTGCGCTTGGCCTTCTTAACCATGGCGCCCATCTTGCCGAAGCGGTAGCTGATGCCGAAGCTGAAGGTGCGGTAGAGCATCTTACGCTCGGAGTGCGAACGGAAGGAGGCATCGCTCATGTCGGATTCCCAGGTACGGTACTTTTGGAATGGGCTGTTTACCGATACGCTGATGTTCAGCTTTTTCTTGAGCAGATCCTTACGAACGCTGATTCCGTTGTAGATAAATCCACCACTCTTACCCTGCAGCTGCAGCCATCCGGAGTAGCCGCCGATGTATCCCGAAAGGGTAAGGCCATCGATACAGGTCCAGCGAATAGAACCCGAACCGTTGTAGTTCCAGCCTTCGTTCTTAATCTTAATGTCGTTCATAACGTTTCGCTCCATCAGCGAGTACGATGCATCGCCTTCGAGGTTGAGGGATAGCTTTGGAGTAGGCCTGTAGGAGCCAAATAGGCTGAAACCGTAGGTGTTGTTTACGCCGCTATTCTCGTAGGTGCTCACAAAGATGTTGGGGTTGTTCTTATCGGCGAACATAACCCTCTGTATGGCATTATCGTTTAGCTGGCTGTACGCGCTCAGCTCTAGGTTTACCTTGCTGGTGAAAAGGCTGTACCCTAAGTCGAAGGAGTGTACCTTTTCGGTTTCGAGCTCTGGATTACCGTACGAGATCATTTTTGGATCGGAATCGTCAACATATGGATTTAGGTACCATATACCGGGACGTTGCAGGCGCTGGGTATAGTTAAGCTTT
Protein-coding sequences here:
- a CDS encoding S9 family peptidase codes for the protein MQRGRIALGLAALLCVSIPSLAQKKEITISDLMEKGTFRAKSVSGINSMNDGVNYTAFSGGDIVVYSYQTGKAVDTILTVKQLQQFGLKSVSGYEFSADEKQLLLLTGSEPVYRRSFTASYYIFNRATKAIKPLSSNGKQSYATFSPDGSKVAFTRDNNVYYTNLATGKEVQVTTDGKFNHIINGSTDWVYEEEFGFAKGFEWSPDGKAIAFYRFDESRVKLFNMNKFEGKLYPANYTYKYPKAGEQNSVVSIYCYDLASAKSTKMNVGDEDNQYIARIKWTKTPAKLAMVRLNRLQNHLDILVGNAADGTTTTLYTEKNDRYITEVTDSYLTFLDNGTQFIINSEKDGYNHLYLFDMNGKQVKQITKGSWDVTSFLGIDQKNGLVYYLAAAKSPMQRELYVANLKSGESKMLSTNVGTNKAVFSTGFKYYINFFNSTTSPMLITLHQANGKQIRTLEDNAALAQKVTEYNITPKEFFTFVTPEGVTLNGWMIKPVGFDSSKKYPVLMTQYSGPGSQEVLDSWELGWENVLAQKGYLVVCVDGRGTGARGEAFKKQTYGQLGKLEVLDQISAAKYVGSLPYVDKGRIGIWGWSYGGFMSLNAIMQGADVFKMAIAVAPVTNWRFYDSVYTERYNGLPNDNPGGYDDNSPINHVDKLKGKVLIVHGTADDNVHIQNSYELVSKLVQANKQYDMMVYPDKNHSIYGGKTRLQLYSKFLNYVEANL
- a CDS encoding DNA alkylation repair protein, whose amino-acid sequence is MSDRIAAHELLVNELVNLQDSSTQKVVAYFFKTGEGQYGHGDKFLGIKVPVVRSTIKPYIHKIASEEVEHLLRSEYHEVRLAGLLVWVAQYKKLKDEAARKKIVDLFLRNTQYVNSWDLVDLSCEYIVGEYLLDKPADLLFTLAKSENLWEQRIAIVSTLTFIRKGRFEDTLALCEGFLDHQHDLIHKASGWCLREIGKRDETVLRRFLAQHAHVMPRTMLRYSIEKMGEADRRFFMEAKARSITLRTN
- a CDS encoding TonB-dependent receptor domain-containing protein, producing MYRFLIFFLLVVGGLPLASFGDSNATLISGKVVDSLSKKGVPFVTVTVQDAQKKVLKRLASDGSGKFDFTLKDNVKGEVIITAIGYNPAKVKFSVGSKPKENLGTIVMSESTSKIDQVVVQAQKQLVKVEVDKLSYNTEADPESQTSNALDMLRKVPLLTVDGEDNITLKGSSSFKILVNGKESTLMSSNPKDVLKGMPASSIKNVEVITNPSSKYSAEGVGGIINIVTAKKTLEGVMGSVNLRADSFGGFGGGFYTTAKIGKLSFSLNYGPNYNKQKESTGYSLTENYLSATDRRTETSSLSDGDGFSNFASGDMSYEIDSLNLLSLSFWGYGGSWNNKSEILTSVYNDQGVLSQQFSQANKNKSTSGSISGNLDYQRSFKKPDKLFTVSYKLDYIPRETEYEYTVDGILNYADKRNTSKNHAGSYENTFQVDFVNPITPKHQYELGTKYIIRTNPSETNYYNFSNGSWVEDASRYGDLTYTQNIVAAYMGYLFKMNKVSLKTGFRLEGAYTDADSKQGGTATSFSNNVTDVVPYFTLSYKLKESSSVKLNYTQRLQRPGIWYLNPYIDDSKPKSLSYGNPKLDAEKVHAFDLGYSFFSSKVNVDFGLFAQLNDNAIQSILTVRSDGVQVRTYENSGTNNSFGANVYGSYRPSPKLSFSLNGRASYSVMERNGGVNETFRKEGWVYNGSGSFYWTVIPGLSFSGYVGGYSGWLQLQGKSKGFWYNSFSLRKEFLSKKLNLSVSVSSPFQNYRTSTSNMSDKTFSSHSEYRYQNRTVSFGISYRFGKMGAMVKKAKRSISNDDVKSGGGSGGNGGGGN